CGACGTTTCATCCATGCTTGGCATGGTGTCCAAGCCCCCCTCGTTTTGCACAGCCGAAAAGGAGGCCATGGTGTGGAGCAACATCAGCACCAACACACACAGCTTTAGTCTGGTGTTTCCGAGACGAGATCCCGCTGAGACCGGCAGCAGAGACGGTTTGTGATGGTGATGGTACGGATGCAAATGATGGTGCCTATGGTGGGGGTGCTGGTAGTGGCGACTGCGGTGTTGATAGTACATGGATTGGGAGTTCAAAGATTTGGCTGATGTGTTGTGGGCACCGCTCTCCGAGTTCTTGCAGGAATGCCATCGTACATCACAACAAACCGCGTCTGTGTTGGACTTATGGTTTTCTAGCAGGTCTGCTGCAAAtggaaaagacaaaagaagaataTTTAGTAGGTGTCTGGATATAAAAGAGAGGAACTTTATGGTACAGCAAGACAGATAATTCATTCctcacaaaaatacaatatatggcCAAGAAAAGC
The nucleotide sequence above comes from Pyxicephalus adspersus unplaced genomic scaffold, UCB_Pads_2.0 Sca1362, whole genome shotgun sequence. Encoded proteins:
- the LOC140321212 gene encoding NALCN channel auxiliary factor 2-like: AVYKAWLCSEYFNVTQRQCRNGIPCKQYCLEVQTRCPFILPDNDDLIYGGLPGFICSADLLENHKSNTDAVCCDVRWHSCKNSESGAHNTSAKSLNSQSMYYQHRSRHYQHPHHRHHHLHPYHHHHKPSLLPVSAGSRLGNTRLKLCVLVLMLLHTMASFSAVQNEGGLDTMPSMDETSAREE